The DNA window TCCCAGAGACCCTTGCGATGGTCAGAAGAAGCCAGGGGCCCACAGGAAAGACCCTCCCCAACCCTGTCTGAGCACCAGTAAGAATAACTCACTGAGGCGCAAATATGCTGAAATCTACGCGTTCTTGATTCAAAAACAGACAACTTGATCATGTTTGAAGGATGCTAGGGAACCAGCTCTTGCAAAACGGTAAATTAAGAGTATGGAGCCAAACAGCACCAGGGGAGCTGCTCTTCACTGCGGGGCTCTACCAGGTGAGTGAGGATGGAACTGGAGCCTTGCTGTTCTCGCTCTATCCGGTGGAGGGTGTTCTTAGACCTGAAACTGCCGCACAGCAGCTTCTGACAACACGGGAAACAGCGGGGCTTCCTGATAAAGCACAGCCCCCGCCTCTAGGGCACCCCTGCCCTCAACAAGTCAAACCTGAATCTGACTAAGCCTCTAAATATATTTGCCAGTTAGCAAGAAAAACCGAGGAAAGTATACTGACAGACACCATGGGGACGCAACCAGCAAATCCCAACAGGAAGTCCCTAGACACATGAGCCACTTTCTTCAAGGACTAAACCGCTAGTAGAGGGAAGGCTGACGCTGAACTGCAGCATGAGGGGTGCGCACTTGGGGACGAAACCACAAGGAAAAGAAGGTGACTGTCGGCCAAGGTGAGGGCTGCACCCTGGGGCCCACGGAGGGTTTCTTGGCGTGTTTTCGTGGATCGTGTTCATGGCAGTTAACCTGAGTGAGCATTTCTCATGATGTTTCCTGTAGTGCGTTCTTCTAGCTATCAggtattttgtattgttttctttaaggGGACTGAGCCCAGAGGACTCAGTGGCTGTTTTCAGAATGTGGAGGTGGGCAGGGTGACCCCAGGTTCTGACGCCAGAGCTGGGAGGACGAGCAAGAAGCTTATGGCAGCAGAAATGGCCGGGCACGCGTGTCCACGAGATCGCGGACTTGCCtgtcccgccccccgcccccccaagtGACTGCCCTGCCACGACACGCCTCGGTCTCAATGAGGGTTTGAGGGTCAGACTCACGAGCTGCTTCAAAGTCTTTATTGCAACCGGGGAGAAGGGCCAACGGGGCAGGGAATGCAGGTGGGTATGTGGGGTCCCCTAGAAAGGCCAGGGTGGGTCGTCGCTGTGCCTGACAGTGGCTGTCACCCCAGGGCACCCAGCTGGGtgtgggcagggtgggcaggCCGGTCACCAGTGGAGGACACCGGGGCAGTACTTGTCAATGAGCCCCTGGTAGTAGGGCCGCAGCTTGTCCACATCTGGCAGGTCGGAGCTCTTGGTGTAGAGATCGAACTTGCTGCAGCGCGGAGGGACAGTGCCTCATGAAGCCCcgggtcccctcccctcccccgcctcccccccacGGGCACGGCCATACTTGAACTCCTGCACCCAGGGCAGCATGGCCAAGTCCTGCTCGTCGCACAGCTGCTGGTAGTCGCCGCCCGTGTGCCACGGGTAGAAGGAGTGGAACCGGATGATGTAGAAGGCCTGGGGCAGGAGGAACCACACCCCACGCTCCAGGCTGGGCTGGACTGGGCTGCACTGGGCTGCACTGGGATGAACTGGACTaggctgggccaggctgggctggaCTGGGATGAACTGGGATGAACTGGGATGGACTGGGCTAGGCTGGGCGGGGTTCTTGGTTTGGTTCCTCCCCCACACCTACCTCCGGTGGGAGGGAGAATTTGTTGAACTTCATCATCTGGTACATGTACTCTGGGGGAGAGAGGGTGTCACCACCAGGCACCCAGAGGCGTGGCCCCCACCGCAGTCCCCACTGTTGCTGTCTCTAACTGGCCTCACCGTCATGGCCCCAGGACATGAGGACGTTCTCGAGCCCACAGTGGGGCTGGTACATGCCAAGCTCTGTGctgcagggagagacagagggtgAGGGGGGCTCAGAAACACCCTGCAGAGGGAAGGGCCAATGGCGAGGGAAGTATACCTGTACAGAGGGTCCTGGAGGTCAGGGTTGTCCTGGAAGGTAGAGTCCCAGAAAAGCACAGAGCTTTGGGGACGGCAGCCAACTGGGAAGGTGTCTCCAACGACTGCCCACTGGGGAGGGACAGGTAACGGTGGGTGGGCCTGACTGGCCTGCCCACCAAGTGGGTGTCCAGAGCAGAGCTCAGAGCCGAGGCTGCCCTGGGCcccgccctgcccaccccctccacccctctcctCACCTGGGGCTCCCCTGCCAGAGCCAGGACCTTCCCCAGGTCATGCAGGAGCCCGGCGAGGTGGAACCAgtctgggggagagagaggggcagggcaggcTAGAGGGGGTGCAGGGGCCAGGGCAGAGGGACAGccttggggctggggtggggggcagggcttgCTGGGAGAGGGCCGGacctccaccctcccccaccaccagccggggcgggtggggagcACACCCTTGTCGGGATGGGCCTTCCGGATGCCCTCGGCAGTCTGGAAGGCGTGGAAGGAGTTGGGGAAGTCCACGTCGGGGTCCGACTCGTCCACCAGCGCATCCAGCATGTCCACAGCCTCCATGACAGTCATTCTCTTATAGGAGAAGCTCCCAAACTGGGCATGCTGGGCCAGTAAGGGAGAGGTCAGCGTAGCCCCAGGGTCGGCCCTCGGGGGGTTCGGGTTGGGAGTCTTCCAGCTACCTTCCTCCTGACGAAGTCCACGGTCTGCCACGTGTGCATAAGCTTGTAGGTGGTGAAGACACGGTCCAGGAGAGGGCCGGACTGCAAGGCAGAGGGTCAGCCAGGCAGCTCGCCAACCCCTGCCCTTCACACCCAGGGGGCCACTGCCTCCCAATCCCAGGCCTGGCCCCATGAGACGCGAACGGGGTatccccagggcagcccctggagCTGTGCAAGGGGACAGGTGCTGCCCTTCCcaggggcaggagaggcaggggCGCAGTGAGGGGCGGCCGCAGGTGCTCACCGTGTAGTTTCGGAAGCTGCCCTTGTCTTTGGCCGCCTCTGGCTCCATATCAGGCCAGTAGACCAGGGAAGGGTCTGGGTCCTGGTTGGGTGGGGGAGTGAACCCATTTCACCACAATGCCAGCTCCGTGAGGGAGTGAGGACATCCCCAAGGGGGTACGAGACTGTCAGATGCAGTGGGCGCCCCAGGGCACAGCCCCTCCCAGCACAGGCCCGTGGGTGCTCCAGGCTCCTGGTGTCCTTATCTGCAGGGTGGATGCCGAGGATGCCTGCTTCCCCAGTGATGCACGGCTCTGGCAGCACCCCTACCCGGCATCTCCTTCTCAAGACCTGGGTCTGCAGGGAGCCCAGGGGTTGGGCCGACGACCCTTGCCCCAGCTAGACCACgacaggaaggagggagaccTTTGACCCAGATGAGCGGGCGGCAGAAACCCGCTGGGAGAGGGCGTGGCGCTGCTGCCTTTTCCCCGGGGGAGCAGCCCGTGCGGGGTCTGGGGTACTCACCACAGCCACCTTCATCCTGAGAGGGGGCAGAGCTCCACAGGCCTGGGTGCCCGTATATATGCCCACAGGTTACATAAGTGACCGGACACCACCCAGCCCCTTGGCCTTGGCCCTCGGTAATGAGTGACCATCCaccctcctcctggcctctgaGAGTTAATGTGTCAGCATAGAAGCAGCCCCAGTGGCCCggcccccccggcccccccccccccccccaccagccaaCCTCAGCGTCCCTGGAGCAACTGACCTGCCTGGGAGGTCGAGGCTGCTCTGTAGCCAGACTCCCACTCCTGCTTCCCAAGCTTTAAACACCTCCATGCCCCAGGCGGTAGGCCCCTCCCAACACCCTATCATCCCCAGGCACCTGGGatttggggcggggtggggcggggcttaTTTCAGAAAGTCATTTTGACACTTGTTAAAGTGGGATAGAAGACTTTATTCACGTTTTCCTAGAAGGGAGAGGTCGGGCTCCACTCTGAACACAGAGTAAAATCCCCAGCACAGTCAGCTGGAGATTTACAGCCACCAGGCAGGGACGGGGCCTGGGGTGGGCTGGGTGGGCAGGGGTCAGGAGGGAAGATAGCCAGAGGCGAGACATCAAGGGTGGGGGCGCTCTTGCTACACCCCAGGATTCTGTCAAGGGTGTGATTCTTGCTAATACTGGGCGAGGCTGGAGCCTTGGGCTCACGTTTGGTCCAGGGGGTCTTTGTCAGGCTCTTGGAGCGAGGGGCTCCATCTCGAGTCAGGGCAGAGATGAATACATAGCGCTGGTCATGTGCGGGCTGAGTTAGgcagtgaggacacagcagggacCGCACCGCCTGGAGCTGACGGTCCAGTCACTGGAAAGAGGCCGGCACTCTGGCGAAGGACGGGCACCGAGCGCCGTCAGGGTGAGTGGGACGGGAGAGGGCAGTGGGCGAGGTGCGAGGTGCTGGGCACTCCGCAAGGCGCCTCCTGCCCACGCTGAGAATCAACCAGGCCGCACTTGAAACAGCAAAGTGCTCTTGGCCCATGTGAGCCCATAGTGCCTCCAGCTTCCCAGGTGCAGGTGCATCCCTCACGCACTTTTGAGGTTGgtttcctctgcctcctcccactGGAATCTcagtccctgggggtgggggcagggtttATTCTGTTTCCAcaagtgctcagaaaatattgGCTGCAAGGATggagaggggcctggggaggtgggACGGGGGCTGAAACCATGACCCCAAAGCAGGTGGTGGCTTGGACCAAGAGAAGGGACAAAGGGCCGGCCGGTGGATCCAGATGAGGCAGGAGAGGGGCAGCGGGTGGGGGAGCTGGGGGGCTGCCACCAGGCCTCCAAGTGGGGTGTCAGATAGGCAGCCAGGACACGGTCTGGAGCTCAGGGGCCATGTGGACCACAGTGCGATGCTGTGACCATGGCGGGCGACCCTAAGGAAAAACAGTCCAAGGCTCAGGCAGCACCTCGGCAAGGGCACCAGGTGGTGCAATCCTGGGGGCCTCCTGGCAGTCTGCGTTGCCACAAGGAGGGTGCAGTGTGGGGTGGTGTTCTGGCAGAGGGAGCATCCCGCGTGGAGAACCAGACCGCAAGGGACTTTACCCCAGGGCCGGGGCCAGGGAGGATCTGGGCCGAGCTGAGCTCCTGACTCTCCCAGACTCGGCCCTCCCGGAGCCCTCCTCTTCCTTACCCCCGAGTCCCCCTAGCCCTGTGCCATAGCCCACCCTCCCTGCCTGCTCTACACCCCTTGGTGGCCATAGGCTCCCAGCTCTGAGGCCCAGCCTGCCGCCCATCCAGCCCCCACTCACACACCTGTTCCAGCCTCCCCCCAACATCCACGCCTCCCCTGGGCTCAGGGCCTGGGCGCTCTCGGCTCCTCCCCCGGGGCCCCTGCTGTCCTCAGTTCATCTCCCCAGCGGGGCGGGGACCAGCCTGAACTATTCCCACGGGGCCTGGTGGAAGGAAGGTGAGCCCTGAGCTGGAAGAGCACGCGCAAGGGTGGGAGGCCAGATGGCGCTTCCAGGAGCCTCCCGCCCTTAGGGGGCCCCCGGGGGTCTGAGGGGCAGGCCTGCCAGCGACCCAGGGTATGGGCTCTGTGGGTGGGCACTGCAGGGACCGCAGGCACCTCCCTGATCTCTGGCTGCAGAGCTGGGATAAAGGCATGCTCTCTTCACAGGGTGGCTGAGAGGGTGACATGGCAAACATCGACAAATTAAGTGCTGTATGAACATTTGTTAAATAACGGAAACCATATTTCTGAACCCGTGAGGCATAGGGCGCCAGTACTACAGGACTAGCAAAAGGCTCTGGTGTCACAGCACTtaaagcccctccccctcccccgtg is part of the Phocoena sinus isolate mPhoSin1 chromosome 10, mPhoSin1.pri, whole genome shotgun sequence genome and encodes:
- the MIOX gene encoding inositol oxygenase produces the protein MKVAVDPDPSLVYWPDMEPEAAKDKGSFRNYTSGPLLDRVFTTYKLMHTWQTVDFVRRKHAQFGSFSYKRMTVMEAVDMLDALVDESDPDVDFPNSFHAFQTAEGIRKAHPDKDWFHLAGLLHDLGKVLALAGEPQWAVVGDTFPVGCRPQSSVLFWDSTFQDNPDLQDPLYSTELGMYQPHCGLENVLMSWGHDEYMYQMMKFNKFSLPPEAFYIIRFHSFYPWHTGGDYQQLCDEQDLAMLPWVQEFNKFDLYTKSSDLPDVDKLRPYYQGLIDKYCPGVLHW